The following proteins are co-located in the Triticum aestivum cultivar Chinese Spring chromosome 1A, IWGSC CS RefSeq v2.1, whole genome shotgun sequence genome:
- the LOC123180311 gene encoding late embryogenesis abundant protein 19 — MASNQEQASYRAGEAKGHTQEKAGQVMGAAKDMAYEAKDRAAGMAGHASRQGQGTTEATKHKAGEATDKASQTAQAAKDKAASTAQAAKDRTVESKDQTGSFLGEKTEMAKQKAAETAEAARQKAAGAAQYTQDRTYDAAQYAKESAVAGKDKTGSVLQQACETVVNAVVRAKDAVANTLGMGGDNNTNATKDTTTEKITRDH; from the exons atggcatccaaccaGGAGCAGGCGAGCTACCGCGCCGGCGAGGCCAAGGGCCACACCCAG GAGAAGGCTGGGCAGGTGATGGGCGCGGCCAAGGACATGGCGTACGAGGCCAAGGACCGGGCGGCGGGCATGGCCGGGCACGCGTCCAGGCAGGGGCAGGGAACCACGGAGGCCACCAAGCACAAGGCCGGCGAGGCCACCGACAAGGCGTCTCAGACGGCGCAGGCGGCCAAGGACAAGGCTGCCAGCACGGCGCAGGCCGCCAAGGACCGCACCGTCGAGAGCAAGGACCAGACCGGCAGCTTCCTCGGCGAGAAGACGGAGATGGCAAAGCAGAAGGCGGCGGAGACCGCCGAGGCGGCCAGGCagaaggcggcgggggcggcgcagtACACGCAGGACAGGACCTACGACGCGGCGCAGTACGCCAAGGAGTCCGCCGTCGCCGGCAAGGACAAGACCGGCAGCGTGCTCCAGCAGGCCTGCGAGACGGTGGTGAACGCCGTGGTGAGAGCCAAGGACGCCGTGGCCAACACGCTGGGCATGGGCGGCGACAACAACACCAACGCCACCAAGGACACCACCACCGAGAAGATCACCAGGGATCACTAG